A region of the Brachybacterium sacelli genome:
TCGAGCCGGACCTGGGTGCCCAGACCGACGCCGGCGAGCAGGATCACGAGCACCATCACGACCACCACGGGCAGGACGATCGCCGTCTCCGCCGTGGCGGACCCCCGGTCGTCCCACCAGGGGGACGACCGGGCGGACCGCGTCATCACGAGCCCATCGACAGGGCCGAGGTGATGATGCCGAGCAGGAGCTCTCGCACCTCGCCGGACGCCAGCAGGGCGACCAGGACGGCGGCGAAACCACAGGCGGCGAGCACCGTGATGGCGTACTCGGCGGTGGATGCCCCGGTCTCGTCCCGCATCACGCGGTCGAGGCCGCGGTGCAGCCGGTTCTTCGTGACGGACATGGAGTCCTCCTTCGTGTCGTGAGCGGCGCAGGCCGCCCGGTGCAGGAGCGGCGATCTGCCGCCCCGGTGGGGACGGCGCTCGCCGTCCTGATGTGGCGGCCGGAGCCGCCGCGCGCCGACCAAGGGGGGCGGTCGGCACTCCCGGAGACCCGGGCCCGCCGGCAG
Encoded here:
- a CDS encoding DUF4244 domain-containing protein; translated protein: MSVTKNRLHRGLDRVMRDETGASTAEYAITVLAACGFAAVLVALLASGEVRELLLGIITSALSMGS